A part of Bacteroidota bacterium genomic DNA contains:
- a CDS encoding sensor histidine kinase — translation MKKPVIVLLHIGYWLIFMLLLTVLFGLSNAAAGYNNNDENMSVWNWYRMMTATTILPGVFCFYGYYTILFSKFLHKRKIVAFFIGAVVVAVSSAIIGALVGSTNLFLGYHFFLDKNFATALSMLAFLSFVAMLNGVVGLVMRGFITWYSEIKLKEDLNRKNFEMELALVKSQINPHFLFNTINNIDVLITKDPVMASAYLNQLSDIMRFMLYETKPERILFSKELEYINKFIALHKIRSNNPDYVHLNVQGEAPNLTIAPMLFIPFIENAFKHVSDKKAKPAIDIKIAVDKQTILFCCINNFNTITNDHDEHSGLGDGLIRKRLQLLYPERHSLAVSAENGLYKVELKIDIL, via the coding sequence ATGAAAAAGCCGGTTATTGTTTTATTACATATTGGGTATTGGCTTATTTTTATGTTATTGCTGACGGTGTTGTTTGGATTAAGCAATGCGGCTGCAGGATATAATAATAATGATGAAAACATGTCAGTATGGAACTGGTATCGAATGATGACAGCCACAACCATTTTGCCGGGGGTGTTTTGTTTTTATGGATATTACACCATTTTGTTTTCTAAATTTTTACACAAACGAAAAATCGTTGCCTTTTTTATTGGTGCGGTTGTGGTAGCAGTTAGTTCGGCGATAATTGGTGCGCTGGTGGGTTCCACTAATTTATTTTTAGGCTACCATTTTTTTCTGGATAAAAATTTTGCGACTGCTTTATCGATGTTAGCTTTTTTGTCGTTTGTTGCCATGTTGAATGGTGTTGTAGGCTTGGTAATGCGTGGCTTTATAACCTGGTATTCTGAAATAAAATTGAAAGAGGATTTAAACAGGAAAAACTTTGAAATGGAACTCGCGTTGGTAAAATCGCAAATTAATCCGCATTTTTTATTTAATACAATTAATAATATTGATGTGCTGATAACCAAAGATCCGGTTATGGCATCAGCCTATTTAAATCAGCTTTCGGATATTATGCGTTTTATGTTGTATGAAACCAAGCCGGAAAGAATATTATTTAGTAAAGAATTGGAATATATCAATAAATTTATTGCGCTACATAAAATAAGAAGTAATAATCCGGATTATGTGCATTTAAATGTTCAAGGAGAAGCTCCGAACCTAACAATAGCGCCAATGTTGTTTATTCCTTTTATTGAAAATGCATTTAAACATGTTAGCGATAAAAAAGCAAAACCTGCGATAGACATTAAAATTGCTGTTGACAAACAAACGATACTATTTTGTTGTATTAATAATTTTAATACGATTACTAACGACCACGATGAGCATAGCGGACTTGGGGATGGTTTGATAAGAAAACGATTACAATTATTATATCCTGAACGACATTCGTTGGCCGTGAGCGCTGAAAATGGTTTGTATAAAGTAGAATTAAAAATCGACATATTATGA
- a CDS encoding VCBS repeat-containing protein: MAIAQNALFTSIPAEYSGIGFDNVLVESATANVYLYQYMYNGGGIAAGDINNDGLTDLFFTGNMVSDRLYLNKGNLQFEDITKSALPNEPTGWSTGTTMADVNGDGWLDIYVCRSGQFSTVNRTNLLYINNGNNTFSEQAEKYGLNDSAFSTQAAFFDMDADGDLDMFLLNHAVVQPRSLILGDLRYQRNEFAGNKLFRNDNGFFTDISIAAGIKGNLVNFGLGLSIGDINNDNYPDIYVTNDYREQDFLYLNNKNGTFTEVLNKQIGHIPLFSMGCDMADINNDGLLDLFVADMLPEDNFRQKKLKGPLRYDAYEMSIELGYYHQIMHNMLQLNNGNGTFSEIAYSAGVAATDWSWAPLIADFDNDGISDLYITNGYRHDFTDMDFIKYGYGEVEKEAQAAGKEINTLDLVNSMDELKISNYLFLGTEEIKFKNITASSGANIPSFSNGGVYADLDNDGDLDLIVNNINDTAFVFRNNSESINNNHYLKFKFKSSSKNASCIGTRINISTTDKIITRELMPTRGFQSSVEPIIHVGLGEIKTVDVEIIFPSGKRIFLSNQTVDTLLILDEQQANLVMPSHKLQSNLFEDVTTSVLNYAHNETAYIDYKREPLLPYKLSEQGPKLAVGDLNSDGLDDVFICGAKNKKAKLYLASPDGTFNPVAGAIWEADSALEDIDAVIFDVNGDKLNDLYVVSGSNEYETGSGMYQDRLYINSGNGVFISATNNLPNLDFSKSCVKTNDLDGDGDLDLFLGGKLIPGKYPLAPQSMILLNNNGIFSDVTDNYCPELHNLGAVNDAVFADINGDKKMI, from the coding sequence TTGGCGATCGCGCAAAATGCCCTGTTTACAAGCATTCCGGCCGAATATTCCGGTATTGGTTTTGATAATGTTTTGGTCGAATCTGCTACGGCTAACGTTTATTTATATCAATATATGTACAATGGTGGCGGCATTGCTGCAGGCGATATTAATAATGATGGCCTCACCGATTTGTTTTTTACCGGCAATATGGTAAGCGACAGGTTGTATTTGAATAAAGGAAATTTACAGTTTGAAGATATTACAAAATCTGCCCTGCCAAATGAACCCACTGGTTGGAGTACGGGCACTACAATGGCCGATGTAAATGGTGATGGTTGGTTAGATATTTATGTGTGCCGCTCAGGTCAGTTTTCAACCGTTAACCGAACAAACCTTTTGTATATCAATAACGGAAATAATACATTTTCTGAACAGGCAGAAAAATATGGTTTAAATGATTCTGCATTTTCTACACAAGCAGCTTTTTTTGATATGGATGCTGATGGCGATTTAGATATGTTTTTATTAAACCATGCTGTTGTTCAACCACGAAGTTTAATATTGGGGGATTTACGCTATCAGCGAAATGAATTTGCAGGAAATAAATTATTTAGAAACGATAATGGATTTTTTACCGATATCAGCATCGCCGCAGGAATTAAAGGCAATCTGGTAAACTTTGGTTTAGGATTGAGTATTGGAGATATTAATAATGATAATTATCCCGACATTTATGTTACCAACGACTATCGCGAACAGGATTTTTTATATCTCAACAATAAAAACGGAACCTTTACCGAAGTGCTTAATAAACAAATAGGTCATATTCCGCTATTTTCTATGGGTTGCGATATGGCTGATATTAATAATGATGGTTTACTCGATTTATTTGTTGCCGATATGTTGCCGGAAGATAATTTCCGACAGAAAAAATTGAAAGGCCCGCTTCGATATGACGCCTATGAAATGAGTATAGAACTTGGTTACTATCACCAGATTATGCACAACATGTTACAGCTCAATAATGGTAATGGCACATTCTCTGAAATAGCCTACAGCGCTGGAGTTGCGGCTACCGACTGGAGTTGGGCTCCCCTTATTGCCGATTTTGATAACGATGGAATTTCCGACTTATATATCACTAACGGATATCGTCACGATTTTACCGATATGGATTTTATTAAATATGGTTACGGTGAAGTAGAAAAAGAAGCTCAGGCTGCAGGAAAAGAAATTAATACGCTCGATCTGGTTAACAGTATGGATGAATTAAAAATCAGTAATTATTTATTTTTAGGAACAGAAGAAATTAAATTTAAAAATATTACAGCATCCTCCGGCGCAAATATTCCTTCTTTTTCAAATGGTGGCGTGTATGCCGATTTAGATAATGATGGCGACCTCGATTTAATTGTAAATAATATTAATGATACCGCTTTTGTTTTTAGAAATAATAGTGAATCAATAAACAACAATCATTATCTGAAATTTAAATTTAAAAGTAGTTCCAAAAATGCTTCATGTATCGGTACAAGAATAAATATTAGCACAACCGATAAAATAATTACCAGAGAGTTAATGCCGACTCGCGGATTTCAATCTTCTGTGGAACCAATAATTCATGTTGGATTAGGCGAGATTAAAACAGTAGATGTTGAAATTATTTTCCCATCAGGAAAACGAATTTTTTTATCCAATCAAACAGTTGATACTCTTTTAATTTTAGATGAGCAACAGGCAAATTTGGTAATGCCTTCTCATAAATTACAGTCCAATTTATTTGAAGATGTAACAACTTCGGTTTTAAATTACGCACACAACGAAACAGCTTATATCGATTATAAACGTGAACCACTTTTGCCTTATAAACTTTCAGAACAAGGCCCGAAACTGGCTGTTGGCGATCTTAACAGTGATGGTTTAGATGATGTTTTTATTTGCGGCGCAAAAAATAAAAAAGCCAAATTATATCTCGCAAGCCCCGATGGTACGTTTAATCCGGTTGCAGGTGCAATTTGGGAAGCTGACTCTGCTCTTGAAGACATAGATGCCGTTATTTTTGATGTAAATGGTGATAAACTGAACGACCTATATGTGGTAAGTGGCAGTAATGAGTATGAAACGGGCTCCGGAATGTATCAGGACCGGCTCTATATCAATTCCGGTAATGGTGTTTTTATCTCGGCAACAAATAATTTACCCAATCTCGATTTTAGCAAATCTTGTGTAAAAACGAACGATTTGGATGGCGATGGCGATTTGGACCTTTTTTTGGGGGGGAAGTTAATACCGGGCAAATATCCACTTGCGCCGCAAAGCATGATACTGTTAAATAATAATGGCATTTTTTCTGACGTAACTGATAATTATTGCCCAGAACTGCACAATCTCGGAGCCGTGAACGATGCTGTTTTTGCAGATATTAATGGCGATAAAAAAATGATTTGA
- a CDS encoding response regulator transcription factor produces the protein MHCIIVEDEPLALERTKGYVEKLPFLNLEATFDNGVDALLYLKTNKVDLLFLDINLGELSGIQMLEAAKPECAVIITTAYHEYALKGYELNVTDYLLKPFTFERFFQAVEKAQLFTTKIESGDIKYVFIKTEYRLEKIMLQDILYIEGMRDYRRIFLKDKNIMTLQTFKELEEMIPANIVCRVHKSYMIGIDKIESIEKERIKIGNIRIPVSETYKKTFMHLIGRS, from the coding sequence ATGCATTGTATTATAGTTGAGGATGAACCACTGGCATTGGAGCGGACAAAGGGCTACGTGGAAAAGTTACCCTTTTTAAATCTGGAAGCAACTTTCGACAATGGTGTTGATGCTTTATTGTATTTGAAAACTAATAAGGTTGATTTATTGTTTCTGGATATTAATCTTGGTGAATTATCGGGTATACAAATGCTGGAAGCAGCAAAACCGGAATGTGCAGTAATTATTACAACGGCTTATCATGAATATGCTTTAAAGGGATACGAATTAAATGTAACAGACTATCTATTAAAACCGTTTACGTTTGAACGTTTTTTTCAGGCTGTAGAAAAGGCGCAATTGTTTACTACTAAAATTGAAAGCGGAGATATTAAATATGTTTTTATAAAAACAGAATATCGCCTGGAAAAAATTATGCTGCAGGATATTTTATATATAGAAGGAATGAGGGATTACAGAAGAATATTTTTGAAGGATAAAAATATTATGACGCTGCAAACATTTAAAGAGTTGGAAGAAATGATACCGGCCAATATTGTTTGTCGTGTGCATAAATCATACATGATAGGAATAGATAAAATCGAATCTATAGAAAAGGAGCGGATTAAAATTGGCAATATCAGAATACCGGTATCAGAAACCTACAAAAAAACGTTTATGCATTTAATTGGCAGAAGCTGA
- a CDS encoding glycoside hydrolase family 13 protein — translation MKKVLLLLLVVSTTLLSAQQVENICPPNWWVGMRDSSVQLMIHGKNIGNFQLEINYPGVHLISATTVENKNYLFAEIVIDDNTKPGIVNLQFSMGKTKFVQPYSLNAREKRTFEYGLNAGDFIYLLMPDRYSNGDVTNDVVAGLKEDTVDRKNPKGRHGGDLQGIINHLDDIKKLGVTATWCTPLITNDQPKWSYHGYAATDHYNIDPRYGTSALFKTYVDESHKRDMKVVVDVVHNHVGSEHWFIKDLPMADWIHQWDTGFVRSNYRTSVKIDPYASEYDIKKMNEGWFDVHMPDLNQDNPFLTNYLIQNNIWWIENYHIDGFRLDTYPYSDLKFLTKWSEAINYEYPNFGIFGEVWVNGVGVQGYFQGDNHLITGYNSKLPGVTDFNLYDALNTGLNEGFGWYNGVTRIYHNLSQDYMYGDVMKNVLFLSNHDVSRFYSVVGEDVAKFKLGIAFIMTTRGMVQWYYGDEIGMKNFSFPEDGLVREDFPGGWTGDLVNKFDTSNLNEKEKDIYNYVSTIANWRKNSDAIKNGKLMQFIPEEGVYVYFRYTEKETIMVIMNTSSKSYTLDAARFAERISGFSSAYEVISGDTTSGLKNISVKGMQAGIYILK, via the coding sequence ATGAAAAAAGTCCTGTTGTTATTATTGGTAGTATCTACTACACTACTATCTGCTCAGCAAGTTGAAAATATTTGTCCGCCAAATTGGTGGGTAGGCATGCGCGACTCCAGTGTGCAATTAATGATTCACGGAAAAAACATCGGTAATTTTCAATTGGAAATAAATTATCCCGGTGTACATTTAATCAGCGCAACTACTGTAGAAAATAAAAATTATTTATTCGCAGAAATTGTAATTGATGATAATACCAAACCGGGAATTGTGAACCTGCAATTTAGTATGGGCAAAACAAAATTTGTTCAGCCATATTCACTAAATGCACGCGAAAAAAGAACATTTGAATATGGATTAAACGCCGGCGATTTTATTTATCTGCTTATGCCCGATAGGTATTCCAACGGCGATGTAACTAATGATGTTGTTGCCGGACTAAAAGAAGACACAGTAGATCGAAAAAACCCAAAAGGCAGACATGGTGGCGATTTGCAGGGAATTATAAATCACCTTGACGATATAAAAAAATTAGGTGTTACCGCCACTTGGTGTACACCATTAATAACCAATGATCAACCAAAATGGAGTTACCACGGTTATGCTGCAACCGATCATTATAATATTGACCCAAGATATGGAACCAGCGCTTTATTTAAAACGTATGTAGATGAATCGCATAAACGCGATATGAAAGTTGTTGTAGATGTTGTTCATAATCACGTAGGTTCTGAACACTGGTTTATTAAAGATTTACCAATGGCAGACTGGATTCATCAATGGGATACCGGGTTTGTTCGCAGTAATTATCGCACCAGTGTAAAAATAGATCCTTATGCAAGCGAATATGATATTAAAAAAATGAATGAAGGTTGGTTTGATGTACATATGCCGGATTTAAATCAGGACAATCCTTTTTTAACGAATTATCTTATTCAAAATAATATTTGGTGGATAGAAAACTATCATATCGATGGGTTCAGATTAGATACCTATCCTTATTCAGATTTAAAATTTTTAACCAAATGGTCTGAAGCAATTAACTATGAATATCCCAACTTCGGAATTTTTGGTGAGGTATGGGTAAATGGTGTTGGCGTGCAGGGCTATTTTCAGGGCGATAATCATTTAATTACCGGTTATAATTCTAAATTACCGGGTGTAACCGATTTTAACTTATATGATGCACTCAACACCGGCTTAAATGAAGGGTTTGGCTGGTACAATGGTGTAACACGCATTTATCATAATCTTTCACAGGATTATATGTATGGCGATGTTATGAAAAATGTATTGTTTTTAAGCAATCATGATGTAAGCAGATTTTATTCGGTAGTTGGAGAAGATGTTGCAAAGTTTAAATTGGGGATTGCATTTATTATGACAACCAGGGGAATGGTGCAATGGTATTATGGAGATGAAATTGGTATGAAAAACTTTTCATTTCCGGAAGATGGTTTAGTGCGTGAAGATTTTCCCGGAGGCTGGACAGGAGATTTGGTAAATAAATTTGATACCAGTAATCTTAATGAAAAAGAAAAAGACATTTACAATTATGTAAGTACAATTGCCAACTGGCGTAAAAATTCGGATGCAATTAAAAATGGTAAACTCATGCAGTTTATTCCGGAAGAGGGTGTGTATGTTTATTTTCGTTACACCGAAAAAGAAACAATAATGGTGATCATGAATACAAGTTCGAAATCCTATACTCTTGATGCAGCAAGGTTTGCAGAACGTATTTCCGGATTTTCTTCAGCGTATGAAGTAATAAGTGGCGATACTACATCAGGATTAAAAAATATTTCGGTAAAAGGCATGCAAGCCGGTATTTACATCTTGAAGTAA
- a CDS encoding SusC/RagA family TonB-linked outer membrane protein codes for MKNVYLLVKSTFVLVGMSLSAFVWGQAATLSGTITDPRGETLPGVTVLIDGTGQGTISDIDGVYNLAFEAPGTYVITYTYIGFKKITETVTLASGQNMKKDLAMEEDALMLETAIVVGYGTVKSKDLTGSITNVGVKDFQTGNVTTPEQLIVGKVSGVQITSNSGMPGAGSRIRIRGGTSLNASNDPLIVIDGVPIDNNGISGSGNALSLINPDDIENITILKDASAAAIYGSRAANGVIIVTTKKGFSDSKLHIDVSTTESFATVTQTVDVLTADELRDVINTNGTATQQALLGTENTDWQSELYRLGIVTDNDITFYGGVKNLPYRLNLEYMMEQGVLDRSQLNRMGASLALNPSYFNGKLKTDANGKFFHTDNFFADQGSIGTAITFDPTKPVYDAASIYGGYYEWQNAAGLISLAPKNPVGLLNQRDDESNVNRFIGNIKLDFELMKDLHGVVNGGLDMSRSAGTIVVPEEAASSFSNGGVNNQYEQSKDNRLLEAYLNYKKDVNSIKSKIDFTAGYSYQFWTRKEPAFASLNFAGDTITPAGIPTETENALISFYGRLNYTLNSKYLLTATIREDGSSRFSPENRWGLFPSVAVAWLVSDEKFMSDSKMYLKFRAGFGVTGQQDIFNDYPYIANYDSSTSTAQYQFGDVFYYLLRPDGYDPNIKWEETSSYNVGIDFGFAGDKVSGSLDVYKKITDDLLATISIPAGTNFTNKILTNVGSMENMGVEANINIVAINKKDMNLEFGINGTVNKNEITNLTKVADPNSPGILVGDIDGGIGNKVQIQAVGYSANTFYMYEQVYDEDGNPIEGEYVDQNNDSIINADDLIQGKSPTPDFYAGFYTSFRYKKWSVGFSLRGEFGKYMYNNISSTRGVYQNIPASSYMQNLSTNYLETEFQTYQLLSDYYIENASFVRMDNFSVGYDVGKVFNDNASLTVSAIVQNVFVISPYSGLDPEIATGIDKTIYPRPRIYSISANLKL; via the coding sequence ATGAAGAATGTTTATTTACTAGTCAAAAGCACTTTTGTTCTGGTGGGTATGTCGCTGTCTGCCTTCGTTTGGGGTCAGGCTGCTACATTATCGGGAACTATTACAGACCCGCGTGGTGAAACGCTTCCGGGTGTTACTGTATTAATTGATGGCACAGGGCAAGGTACCATTTCCGACATCGACGGTGTTTACAATCTTGCATTTGAAGCTCCGGGAACGTATGTTATTACATACACTTACATCGGGTTCAAAAAAATTACTGAAACCGTTACACTTGCTTCAGGTCAAAATATGAAGAAGGATTTAGCGATGGAAGAAGACGCATTGATGTTAGAAACCGCAATTGTAGTTGGTTATGGAACGGTAAAATCGAAAGACTTAACCGGTTCAATTACCAATGTGGGTGTTAAAGATTTCCAAACAGGAAATGTAACAACACCGGAGCAGTTAATTGTTGGAAAGGTTTCAGGGGTTCAAATTACATCTAACAGCGGTATGCCGGGAGCCGGCAGCCGAATCAGAATACGAGGCGGTACTTCATTAAATGCAAGTAACGATCCTTTAATTGTAATTGATGGTGTGCCAATTGATAATAATGGTATTTCGGGTTCCGGTAATGCATTAAGTTTGATTAACCCGGATGATATTGAAAACATCACCATTTTAAAAGATGCATCGGCAGCAGCTATTTATGGTTCACGTGCAGCAAATGGGGTAATTATTGTTACAACTAAAAAAGGATTTTCTGATTCCAAATTACATATTGATGTTTCAACAACCGAATCGTTTGCTACTGTTACCCAAACAGTTGATGTATTAACAGCAGATGAATTACGTGATGTAATTAATACAAATGGAACAGCAACACAACAGGCATTATTAGGAACAGAAAATACCGATTGGCAAAGTGAACTTTACCGTTTAGGTATTGTTACCGATAATGATATTACTTTTTACGGCGGGGTTAAAAATTTACCTTATCGTTTAAACCTGGAATACATGATGGAGCAAGGTGTGTTAGACCGTTCACAATTAAACAGAATGGGTGCATCACTTGCATTAAATCCTTCTTATTTTAATGGTAAATTAAAAACCGACGCTAACGGTAAATTTTTTCATACCGATAACTTTTTTGCAGATCAGGGATCTATTGGTACGGCAATTACATTTGACCCAACCAAACCGGTTTATGATGCTGCATCAATTTATGGTGGATATTATGAATGGCAAAATGCTGCAGGATTAATTTCATTAGCTCCAAAAAATCCGGTTGGTTTATTAAATCAGCGCGATGATGAAAGTAATGTAAACCGTTTTATTGGTAACATTAAACTGGATTTTGAATTAATGAAAGATTTACACGGTGTTGTAAACGGTGGTTTAGATATGTCGCGCAGTGCAGGAACAATAGTTGTTCCGGAAGAAGCTGCTTCCAGTTTTTCAAATGGTGGCGTGAATAATCAATATGAGCAAAGTAAAGACAACCGTTTGTTGGAAGCATATCTGAACTATAAAAAAGATGTGAATTCAATAAAAAGCAAAATTGATTTTACTGCGGGTTATTCTTATCAGTTTTGGACAAGAAAAGAACCTGCGTTTGCCAGTTTAAATTTTGCGGGTGATACAATAACACCTGCGGGTATTCCTACAGAAACTGAAAACGCGCTGATATCTTTTTATGGCCGTTTAAATTATACCCTGAATTCAAAATACCTTTTAACTGCAACGATACGAGAAGATGGTTCTTCAAGATTTAGTCCTGAAAACCGTTGGGGTTTATTCCCGTCAGTTGCAGTTGCTTGGTTGGTGAGTGATGAAAAATTCATGAGCGATTCAAAAATGTATTTAAAATTCAGAGCAGGTTTCGGTGTAACCGGTCAGCAGGATATTTTTAACGACTATCCATATATCGCAAATTATGATTCAAGTACATCTACAGCACAATATCAGTTTGGCGATGTATTTTATTATTTACTCCGTCCTGATGGTTATGATCCAAATATTAAATGGGAAGAAACATCAAGTTACAACGTAGGTATCGACTTCGGATTTGCCGGCGATAAAGTTTCCGGTAGTTTAGATGTGTATAAAAAAATTACTGACGATTTATTAGCAACTATTTCAATTCCTGCAGGAACCAACTTTACCAACAAAATTTTAACCAATGTTGGCAGTATGGAAAACATGGGTGTAGAAGCTAATATTAATATTGTTGCCATCAACAAAAAAGATATGAATCTTGAATTTGGCATTAATGGAACGGTTAATAAAAATGAAATTACCAATTTAACCAAAGTTGCCGACCCTAATTCACCGGGAATTTTAGTTGGCGATATTGATGGCGGTATTGGAAATAAAGTACAAATACAAGCTGTTGGTTATTCGGCAAATACATTTTACATGTATGAGCAGGTATATGATGAGGATGGCAATCCAATTGAAGGAGAATATGTTGACCAAAATAATGATTCAATTATAAATGCAGATGATTTAATTCAAGGAAAAAGCCCAACACCGGATTTTTATGCAGGGTTTTATACAAGTTTCCGTTATAAAAAATGGTCTGTTGGCTTTTCGTTACGCGGCGAATTTGGTAAATACATGTATAATAACATTTCTTCAACACGCGGCGTTTATCAAAACATTCCTGCGAGTAGTTATATGCAAAATCTTTCTACAAATTATTTAGAAACAGAATTCCAAACTTATCAGTTGTTATCTGATTATTACATTGAAAATGCATCGTTTGTGCGCATGGATAATTTTAGTGTTGGATATGATGTAGGGAAAGTATTTAATGATAATGCCTCATTAACTGTTTCTGCAATTGTTCAGAATGTATTTGTGATTTCACCATATTCAGGTTTAGATCCTGAAATTGCAACGGGTATCGATAAAACAATTTATCCGCGACCACGCATTTATTCAATCAGTGCAAATCTTAAATTATAA
- a CDS encoding RagB/SusD family nutrient uptake outer membrane protein: MKNKIIFPVMLLTLVSITTPSCFNDLDLEPAYGLNSVAVYEDPANYIHVLAKIYSGLAISGNQGPAGNPDISGIDEGFSQYVRVLWNLQEIPTDAIKCAWNDPGIPELNKMQWSSTNDFVEAMYYRIYFQIPLCNEFLRESTDDKMDERGFSDADKTLIRGYRTEVRFLRALSYYHAMDLFGNVPFITEEDAFGSDAPKRITRADLFTYVESELLAIESELPAVNEYGRATKGAVQTLLAKVYLNAEVYTGTARYSDCATYCAKIINEGGYTLEPVYDHLFMADNHNSNEIIFPVTFDGMFTQTFGGTTFLTHSTIGGDAMSALDSSYFGVQFGWGGNRSTPQYAANFPDNDDARNMFFLDGQTLDFTDDAQLGQFVVGWPIAKWRNITSTGQVGSDITGNYVDTDFPMFRLGDVYLMYAECAARGAGDVSLGLGYVNALRERAYGDATHNVGSITPESVLEERTRELQLEGYRRTDLIRYGLFTGGEYVWAFKGGSYSGASVPEYLNLYPIPSDDIVANPNLIQNPGY; this comes from the coding sequence ATGAAAAATAAAATAATTTTTCCGGTAATGCTACTTACTTTAGTAAGTATTACCACACCTTCGTGTTTTAATGATTTGGATTTGGAACCGGCTTACGGATTAAACTCTGTTGCTGTGTATGAAGATCCTGCAAATTATATTCACGTTTTGGCAAAAATATATTCCGGTTTAGCTATTTCCGGAAATCAGGGTCCTGCGGGTAATCCGGATATTTCAGGTATTGATGAAGGGTTTTCTCAATATGTGCGCGTTTTATGGAATTTACAGGAAATTCCAACAGACGCAATTAAATGTGCATGGAATGACCCGGGTATTCCTGAATTAAATAAAATGCAATGGTCATCAACAAACGATTTTGTTGAAGCGATGTATTATCGTATTTATTTTCAGATTCCTTTATGTAATGAATTTTTGCGTGAATCTACAGATGATAAAATGGATGAACGTGGATTTTCAGATGCAGATAAAACATTAATCCGAGGTTATCGTACTGAAGTGCGTTTTCTTCGTGCTTTAAGTTATTATCATGCAATGGATTTATTTGGTAATGTTCCATTTATTACTGAAGAAGATGCTTTTGGTTCAGACGCACCTAAGCGTATAACCAGAGCAGATTTGTTTACCTATGTTGAATCTGAATTACTTGCTATTGAATCTGAATTACCTGCAGTTAATGAATATGGCCGGGCAACAAAAGGCGCAGTTCAAACATTACTTGCTAAAGTTTATTTAAATGCAGAAGTGTATACAGGAACAGCCAGATATTCAGACTGTGCAACTTATTGCGCAAAGATTATTAATGAAGGTGGATATACTTTAGAACCGGTTTATGACCATTTATTTATGGCAGATAACCATAATTCAAATGAAATTATTTTCCCGGTAACATTTGATGGTATGTTTACACAAACTTTTGGAGGAACTACGTTTTTAACCCACTCAACAATTGGTGGTGATGCAATGAGTGCTCTCGACTCATCTTATTTTGGTGTTCAGTTCGGATGGGGTGGAAACCGCTCAACACCGCAATACGCAGCCAATTTCCCTGATAACGATGATGCAAGGAATATGTTTTTCTTAGATGGTCAAACACTTGATTTTACTGACGATGCTCAGTTAGGTCAGTTTGTTGTAGGTTGGCCAATTGCAAAATGGAGAAACATTACGAGCACCGGTCAGGTTGGTTCAGATATTACGGGAAACTATGTAGATACAGATTTTCCAATGTTCCGTTTAGGAGATGTGTATTTAATGTACGCTGAATGTGCTGCCCGCGGCGCAGGTGATGTAAGCCTTGGTTTAGGTTATGTGAACGCTTTACGCGAACGCGCTTATGGCGATGCTACGCATAATGTGGGTTCTATTACTCCGGAATCTGTTTTGGAAGAACGTACACGTGAATTACAACTAGAAGGTTATAGAAGAACAGACTTAATTCGTTACGGATTATTTACCGGTGGTGAATATGTTTGGGCCTTTAAAGGTGGATCTTATTCAGGCGCTTCAGTACCTGAATACTTAAATCTTTACCCAATTCCTTCTGATGATATTGTAGCAAATCCGAATTTAATTCAAAATCCGGGTTATTAA